Within the Acidobacteriota bacterium genome, the region GGCCAGCCCTCAAACGGTGAACTCTCTTGGCAACGGCTGAGCATGAAGCTCGAGGGCGCTAATCCGGCGCCGCTGGTTTCCGGGATCGAACAGCAGCAGGCTCGAGCGAACTACTTCATCGGCAGTGATTCGACCAAATGGATTCGAGGAGTGGAAACCTATTCTCGTGTCTCGTATTCGGGAGTGTATCCCGGCGTCGACTTGATGTTTTATGGCGATCAACGCCAGCTCGAATATGATTTCACATTGGCCCCGGGCGCCGACTGCCACGTAATAAAGCTCCGCTTCGAAGGCGCAAATGATCTCGAATTGAATCCGGAAGGGGCGTTGATCCTGCACACGGCCGCCGGCGAAGTGAGACACGAGCGCCCGGTGGCGTACCAGGAGACCAACGGCGCGCGGCTTCAAATACAGGCCGACTTCAAGCGAATGGATGACGGCACGATCGGCTTCGAGGTTGGTGACTACGACCCAACGCTGCCGCTTGTCATTGACCCGGTGCTCGTCTACTCAACCTACGTGGGCGGCAGCGCAGCCGACGCTGGCAGAGGCATAGCAGTGGATTCCGCGGGTAATGCATATCTGGTCGGCGATTCATTTTCTTCTGATTTCTTATTCCGGGCTTCAACGACCAACTCCGATATCTTCATTGGGAAGCTGAGTTCGAACGGGTCGTTACTCACCTACACCTTTTTCGGCGGAATGAAGAACGACTTTGCGACAGGGCTGGCGCTTGACGGTTCGGGCAACGTCTATCTATGTGGGGAGACCGAGTCGGGGGACTTCCCGCAGCTAAACTCAATTGGTTTGGCTCTACGTGGCGTGTCCGACGCATTTGTGGTCAAGCTGACCCCCATGAATACGGCTCCGGATAATCTTCTATTCGAGTATTCGAGTCTGGTGGGGGGTAGCGGCGAAGAAGGAGGAGCAAGCATTGCCATCGATGGCGCGGGCAGCGCCTATCTCACCGGACGAACTTCGTCGCAGGATTTTCCCACCGTAGCCGCGATCCAGCCGTCCTACGGGGGCGGCGACTCGGACGCCTTTGTCTCAAAGCTGGCGCCCGATGGAAAGTCGCTCGTCTACTCGAGCTTCCTGGGCGGCGGTGGCACAGAGAATTCGATCCGCAGAACCGGAATAAGCGTTGACGCCTCCAGGAATGCTTACGTTGCCGGTGATACGCAATCGAGTGATTTCCCGACCAGGAACGCCCTCCGTGCGGCCAAGACCGGCTCGGCGGCGTCGTTCGATGGTTTTGTCGCCAAGATCAACGCCAGCGGGTCCGACTTTGTTTACTCCACATATCTGGGCGGAAGCGACGATGACTCTGCTCTGGCCATCGCCAGTGATCAAGCTGGCAGCGGCTACGTTACCGGGCGAACGAGATCGATCACTTTTTCGGGGTCCACATCCACTCGTCCTTCGTCCGCGACGACCGATGCTTTCGTAGCCAAGCTCAACGCATCCGGGTCGGCGCTCTCCTATCTCACCTTTATCGGAGGCAACAACGGTGACGAGACCGGAAACGCGATCGCGGTGGATACGGCAAACAATGCCGCGATAGCGGGCACCGCTGGCCTTGGATCCCCGACGGTCGATGCGATCCAGTCGTTCTTCAAGGGAGGTGCGAACGACGCTTTTATCGCGAAGCTGGGAACAACCGGCGCCGTTTCTTTCTCGACCTACCTTGGCGGCAGCGGCGATGATGTAGCGCTGGCCGTCGGCCTGGACCCGGCGGGCGGGATTTACGTCACGGGGTTTACAGATTCAACGGACTTTCTGACAGTTGCACCGCTGGTACGCGACAACGCCGGAGGGCGGGACATTTTCATCGCAAAGATCGACCCTAACACGAATCCCAATCGCCCTGTCTTGCTTCAGGCCTTGATAAGCGGGAAGCACTTGATCCTATTCGGACAGAACTTCGCCCCGGGCGCCGTGCTGCGAATCAATGACGAGCCGACCAAGACTAGAAACGATGATCCGGACCAATCACAAATACTGTTTGCCAAGAAAGCCGCCAAAAGGATCGGGGCTGGTCAGACTGTTCAGTTGCAGATCGAGAATCCGAACGGCAAGAGATCTAATTTTCTGTTCTTGACGAAACCACTTTAGTGAACTTCGCCGACGTACCTGGAAGCAACTACGTGTCTGATTCTCAACACGGCGAGGCGTTCACTTGTGCCACAAACGTAGGTCGCCCCCGGTCGGCGCGGGTCACATTGCGGCGGGCTCGCCCTTTCGAGGGACCCGTCGAGGGACTCGCGAGAGGTATCCCGTCCTGATCATTTGGATGTGGTTGCCGCAGCCTGCCACTCTTTATAAAGCGCGTCAAGCAGTGACGCGATCTCTTCTTGCCGGCCCCCGATTTGAGTGTACTGCTCGGGGCGCCAATCCGATGACGCGCTGGAGAGCGCCTCGGTAAGCTCGGTCAACTCATTCTCCAATATCCTTATCTCCTCTTCTATCTCTTCGACCGAACGGCGTCTGTGGTTAGGAGACAATCTCCCGGAAGACCTGGCAGGTTTCCCGGGCTGACGCTTCCGTAGGGCAGGCTCCCTGGGCGCTGGCTGCCGGACGTGGTGGACCGCGTAGAAGTCGGAATAGGCGCCGGTGTGATAAGTTGCGATGCCTTCTTCGAAATGCAGTATCTCGGTTGCGAGCTTGTCGAGAAAATAACGGTCGTGCGAAACGGCTATGATGGTGCCCGTATACTCAGCAAGCGCGCGTTCGAGCGCCTCGCGAGAAGGAATGTCGAGATGGTTCGTTGGCTCGTCCATCACCAGAACGTTTGCCCGGCTGTAGATTAGCTTCGCGAGCGCGAGCCTGCTCTGCTCGCCGCCCGATAACGCAACCACGGGTTTCCCTATGTCGTCGCCGGTGAAAAGAAACTTCGCCAGGTAGCCTCGCAGCTCACCGGGAGTCGCACGCGGAGCTACCGAGGCGATTTCTTCGATGACCGTCGATCCAAAGTCGAGAGACGAGAGCTCTTGATCGAAGTACTCGATGTTGACGTTGGCGCCCCACGTCAAGCCGCCGCTGATCGGCTTAAGCTCGCCAAGGATTGTCTTCAACAGGGTCGTCTTGCCGGAGCCGTTGGGGCCGATGATTCCAAGCCGCTCTCCTCGCCTGAGCAAGAACGAAACTCCGCTCGCAAGTATTTTCTCATAGCCGATTGAAAGATCCGCCACCGCGAGCACGTTGTCACCTGCCCGGGCTACGCTCTGAAGCCGAAAGTCGCCGACTCGTTCGTCACGTACTGCCTGCACCCTCTCGATTCGTTCGAGCATCTTGCGGCGGGACTTGGCCTGCTTGGTTTTCTGACCAGCGATGTTCCGGCGTATGAAGTCTTCCGTGCGAGCGATCAGCTCTTGCTGCTCCTCGTACTCGCGCGTCTGGGTGAGACGCCTTTCCTCGCGTTGCCTGGTGTACGCGGTGTAGTTCCCCGGGTAGACCGTGGCGTCCCCGCCGTCAATCTCGATTATCTTGATGGCGGTGCGATCGAGCAGGAACCTGTCGTGCGAGATGATCACGAACGAAGACTTGTACTCGGATAAGAAGTCTTCCAGCCATTCGACGGCATTGACGTCAAGGTGATTGGTCGGCTCGTCGAGAAGGAGAAGGTCAGGCTCGGAGAGCAGCAGCTTCGCGAGCGCGAGCCTGGCTCTCTGTCCGCCGCTTAGTTGTTCGGGCCGTTTGTCCGTTTGATCGTCCTTGAACCCGAGTCCGGCAAGTACGGCTTCGGCCTGCGCGTGATAGCTGAAGCCCCCTGCAATTTCGTATGCGTGCCGCAGATCGCTGTAAGTGTGCATTGCCTGGTCAAGAGTCTCGCCGGCCGCCTCGGACATCGCGCGTTCGAGACGCGTCATCTCCGCTTCCATCGCCTGCATCTCGATGAATACCGAAAGCGCTTCTTCACGCACGCTCCGCTCACCGCTAAAGATTGGTTGTTGTTCGAGAAGGCCGACTCGAAGTCCTCTAAGCAGGACGACCTCGCCGCGGTCGGTTTCTTCTTGACCGGTGACCAGACGAAAGATGGTTGTCTTGCCCGCGCCGTTACGGCCTACAAGCCCCGCGTGCTCGCGCGGGTTGATCTGGAAGGTCACGCCTCGCAGCACCTCGGCGGCGCCGTAGGACTTGAACACGCCGTCTAGCCTGAAAAGCATTGTTAGGAAGAAGCAGGGTCAAAATTTTCCATTTTCCATTTAGGATTTGTCATTTGTTATTGAATGGCTGGATGACAAATAGAAAATGGAAAATGGAAAATGGAAAATGGCGTCGTTATCGCTTATTGCCGTTCGACGTTGCGGCTTTGTTCGAATTTGACGGAGCCGGACGATTGGAACTCGGCGCTGGCTGAGCGGCGCGATTCTCATTCTCAATTCGCGGCTGTGCCTGCTGCTGCTGAGCCGCCTGCTGCAACAACTGCGACGGGCGCATCTCGACGATCGTCTGTGGATTCTGGACGATGCGTTCAGCAAGGTAGTTCTTGGTCGTGGTCTCGGAAAGTGTCACCAACACGAGCGCGTTCAACAGCACTTGCTGACGCTGCTGGGTGATCGTGTTTATTATGTCTGCGCGAACACGGTCGAGGGTCAGGTTCTCTGGCTGTTCCTGTTTTCGGTTGAGTTTGAAAATGTACCACGCGCCAGACAAGTTGTCTTTGACGGGCTCTGTGTACTGGCCTACGTTTAGCGCCATTAGTTTTGCGGGCATATCCGGGCGGCTGGGGAACGTCTGTCTAAGCTGAGCCTCGGTGGCGAACCCCAGGCTACCGCCTCGAAGCGCCGAAGCCTGGTCCTCGGATTTCTGTGCCGCGACCGTCGCAAAGTCCGAATTACCGCGGAGCTGTTCATAGATGGCTTTTATCTTCTGCTCGGCGCCTGCCTCGCCCCCGTTGTTGGCGGGGCTCACGACGATCATCGATATGTCAGTGCCTCGTTGGGCTACGAACTCAGCTTTGCGATCAGCGAAGTACTTTTCGATTTCGGAGTCGGTCGGTGCGCTGACCCGAGTGCGCTCGCGCTCTCTGAGCGCATTGATTGCAAGCTCGCGGCGAATCTTGTCGCGGATCTCTTGCTCGGTAAACCCGGCTTGCTTGATCTGGGCCTGGTATTGCTCTTCAGTCATCTGGGCTTCTTGCTTGCGCTTCTGAACTTCCTGATTGACCTTTGTGTCGTCCGGGCCAAGATTTTCCTTCTCAGCCTTTTGGAAAAGAGCTTCCTCCTGAATCAGGTTATCAAGCACGCTCAGCCGCGCCGCGACCAGCTCCGCGGGTGTCAACGGCGCCCCGGCGCCGTTCGCATCGAGTTGCTGTTTGATGGTGCTGTCGACCTGCTTCAATGTGATCTCACGCGAGCCAACTTTCGCCGCTACTTCAAGCGTTGACGGGTCCGCCGCGCTCTTGCACGCGGCGATCAGCAGTGAGCAGAAAAGAACTAAAGTGATTGGTTTGAGGGAACGAAACACGGTGATGCTCCTTAGTAAAGAGTCCGACAAAAATTCGGTTTGTCGTTGATTGTCTAATGCGCTCCATTGCGAACCAGCGACAAACTGAGGTTTGTCGGACGAAATGGTTTGACGGACAGCGATCTGCCCGTGCTAGACTGTCGCTTTGCTTTCATAGTGAAATTCTCATCGGAGGTACGTAACAATGTCAAAACGATGCGAGGTCTGCGGCAAGGGGCCTCAGTTTGGCCACCGCGTGAGCCACGCCAACAACCGCACCAACCGACGCTTCAATCCAAACCTGCAGGCGGTCCGCGCTCTCATCAGCGGCCGCGCACAGCGCCTTCGGGTGTGCACGCGCTGCCTGAAAGCGGGAAAGGTCGTCAAAGCCGCCTAACCCATTTTGGATTTTGGATTTGCGATTTTGGATTACGATGTCTTCTGTAAATCCAAAATCCAAAATCCAAAATCTCTTCCGGCCCCTTCTACCCAGCCAAAGCGATTACATCGATCTCGACGCGCACATCGCGCGGCAACCGCGATACCTGGACTGTTGATCTGGCCGGAGGCGCCTCTCCGAAGAATCGTCCGTAGGTCTCGTTCATATCGGCGAAGTCTCCGAGATCAGCCAAAAACACGGTTGTCTTGACCACGCGGTCCAACGAGCTGCCGGCGGCCTGAAGAACGGCGCTCAAGTTGTTCATCACTCTTTCGGTCTGTTCGCGTATTCCGCCTTCAACGATCTGCATGGTTGCCGGATCGAGCGGAATCTGACCCGAAGCAAAAATGAGCCCGCTCGCCCGGATCGCCTGCGAATATGGTCCGATGGCTTTAGGCGCGCTGTCAGTCTGAACGCGTTCTTTCATGCTGACCTGACTCACAGTCGGGAATCAAGCACTGGGCTGAAACTCCGAATTATCCCAGATGGGCGTGTGGTTGTCCACCGGAGGGAATTGCGGAATGCCGATTTCGCAGTGCGGATGTGAAGTGCAGGAGGCTTTGAAGCTTGCGCGTGCTTCAAATCCGCATTCCGCAATCACACCTGCACGGGCTCGCCGCTGATGCGCTCGACATCCATAACGCCGCGAACCGACTTGAGCGCGCCGGTTATTTTTTCAAGATGCTTTAGGTCGAAAATCTCGGCAGTCAGCACGAGTTGGCCGCGGCCCTCCTCGTCCAACGACGCGTGTATGTCGCGAATGTTAGTGCCGACCCCTGCAATCGCCTGCGTCACGTCGGCCACCATTCCAGGCCGGTCCTCGGTTACAAGCTTCATCGTCACCGGGTAAGCTGACTCGTGCTTTGCGTCTGACTTCATCCATTCAACTTCGATCAGCCGCTCAGGGTTAACCAACAAGCCCGGCATGTTCGGGCAGCGGTTCGAGTGAACGGCGACGCCCTTGCCGCGAGTGATGTAGCCGAGGATCTCCTCGCCGCGAATCGGGTTGCAACAGCGTGCCCGGTACACCATTACGTCGTCGATGCCTTTGACTACGATTCGGTCCTGCAACCCAAGGGCGCGCTTGACGACCTGCTTAAGAGTGGGCCGCTTCTCTTGCTCGATCTCGGCGGCGCGGTCCGGCGGCAAGAGCTTAGCGATCACGTTGCGGGGAAGCACCTTGCCGTACCCGATCGCCGCCAGCAGGTCATCTGCGCGGGCCGTTCCGTAGTCGGCGGCCACGCGGTCGAGGTCGCCGTTGGAAAGCATCTTCCTGGTGTTTAACCGAAATCTGTCTGCTTCCTTTTCGAACAGCTTCTTGCCAAGCTCGATTGCGGTCGTACGCTCGCTTTCGGCCAGGTAATGACGAATCTTGGATCGCGCCCGCGAGGTCTTGGCGAAGTTCATCCAGTCGCGAGACGGGTGCGCGGCGGGTGAGGTCATTATCTCCACAACGTCGCCGTTGCGAAGCTGATACTTCAGCGGCACTATCCGTCCATTGACCTTCGCCCCGATGCAGGCGAGACCCACCTGTGTGTGGATAAGGAAGGCAAAGTCCACCGGTGTTGCTCCCCGGGGCAATTCGATCACCTTGCCCTTGGGGGTGAAGCAATAGACTTCCTTCGGATAAAGATCGAGTTTGAGTGAATCGAGGAATTCGCGCGAATCTTTTACTTCCTGTTGCCACTCGACCAATCGCTTGAGCCACACGAAGGCTTCGTCTTCATCAGTGTGAGTGCCGCGGCGTCCCTCTTTGTACTTCCAGTGGGCTGCGATGCCCTCTTCGGCGATCGACTGCATCTCGCGCGTGCGGATTTGCACTTCAAAGGACTGGCCGCCGTCGCCCACGACCGATGTATGCAAAGATTGATAGAAGTTCTCTCGCGGTATGGCTATCCAATCCTTGAAGCGCCCTGGAATCGGCTTCCATGCTGTGTGGATCACGCCCAACGCACCATAGCAATCCTTCACCGATTCGGTGATGATGCGAATGGCAACGAGATCGTAAACCTGATCGATGTTGATGTGCTGGCGCCGGAGCTTCTGATAAATCGAAAACAACCGCTTGATTCGACCTTCGATGTAAACGACTTCGATAATAGAGGTCGCCATCATATCGAGTATCCGCTGCTTCACCTCTTCGAGGAACGCTTCCAGCCGGGATCGCCGGCTGTCGACCAGCTCCTTAAGCTTCTGGTACTCCTCGGGCTCGAGATGCTTGAACGCCAGGTCCTCGAGTTCACCTCGCACGCGCGCCATACCAAGCCTGTGTGCGATCGGAGCGTAGACATCGAGCGTCTCCTGGGCGATTCGCCGGCGCTTCTCGCCGGGAAGGTATTCGAGCGTGCGCATGTTGTGAAGCCGGTCGGCGAGTTTGACCAGAACCACTCGCACGTCGTCAACCATCGCCAATAGCATCTTGCGCATATTGAGCGCCTGACGCTCTTCTGAAGAGGCGTGGTCGAGCTTTGATATCTTGGTGAGTCCGTCCACCAGATGTGCTATTTCCGGGCCGAAGTACTCTTCGATCTCTTCGGCTGACGTTTCGGTATCTTCGACGATGTCGTGCAGCAATCCCGTCGCTACGCAGATCGGATCGAGGTTAAGGTCGGCCAGAATGTTCGCGACTTCTAGCGGGTGCACAAGGTACGGTTCGCCGGACTGTCGAGTCTGCCCGCGATGCTGGCGCGCGGAGAACAGATACGCGCGGCGCAGCAGCTCCTCATCGACATTGGGATGGTTCTTCCGAAGCTTTTCTATTATCGTCTCGAACCTGATCATGGCTGTTAAGAGGCCGGGATGTGCCCAAACTAAAAAAGGTGACCACCCGTTGAAGGGCGTCACCTGAATTCTAGCACAGGAGGGAAGCTACTTCATTTCGGAGCCGATGCCGCCTCGGCGGCAGCTTGCTGCTGTTGCTGCTTCTGCATAGCCATGTACTTGTCTTGCATTTCCATGGCTTTCTTCGTCAATTCTTCCTTTCGCCCGGGTTCGCGCTTCATGTCTTCAATGTAGACCAGCTTTTCATAGAACCAGGCATTGGCGTAGTGTTCGTCGACTGATATCGCCTTTTGCAGGTACCGGTGCGCCTTCAGAACGAGATCCTTCATCTCGTCGAGGATGTTCTGCGGTACGGTTCTGTTCTTCGATACGTAACCGGCGTTCAGATCGTAAGATTCCTGCCAGTAGCCCACCCCCAGAGTGTAGTAAACATCAGCCTTGGTCTTGGCCGTAGCGGACGGCAGTGTCGCCCTTTTCTCCAGAGTCTCGCGCTGAGCCGCTCTGTACTCAGCCGCCCTGGCGGGGTTGACTCGAGTGAGCTGGCTATAGATGTTTGCTTTGAAGGCAAGCGCCTGATCTATTGCCTCGGCGTTGTCAGGATTCTTCCGGATGATCTCATCGTAAGCGTCGATCGTTTTCTTGCCGAGCTCGTCGGTGAGGCTCTGGTCAAACTGGGCATTAAGCGCGCGAGCATAAAACAGTTGCGCGTTCGTCAAATCAGGGCTCAGATCCAGCGCTCGCGCGAACTGCTCTTCGGCCAATTGATATTTGCCCTTGTTGAACTCGCGCACGCCATCGTTGAGGCTGTTCTTGGCACGCAGGCTGTTGACGACTCCACAACCTGGCATCGTTAGCGCAACCGCCAGCAACACTAGAAGGACAGGTCTATTCTTCTTGTTCAAGGCTCGTACCTCCGGTTCTTGATCCGCGCCCCTTTTTCGATTTGGCGGGGCGAGCCCGTCTACTGCAAGTAGTCTATCTGGAGCCCAATGGGAAGTGCGCCCGCTCCCTTGACAGCGTCGATGACCGAAACAATGTCGCCGTACTGTTTGTCCTTCGGCGCTTTGATGAACACGGTTTTGTCGGGCCGCTGTTCGAGCAGGTCCTTGAGCGTGGTAGATAGTTCCACCAGGGTCATGGGCTTGCTGTTCAACTCGACCTGCTGATCCAGCCCAGCGCCCTGCATCTTGACGTCGACCATCAGCAAGTCCGATGGCGGCACCAGTGAGTCCTTCGTCTCTTGCGGCTTCTGCGGGATTAGCGATTCGAACTTCGCTTCCTTCTGTGGCTGGATGACCATGAATATGATCAGCAGCACAAGCAATACGTCAATCAGCGGGGTGACGTTGATGTTCGGGGGCGCAAGTCCCAGCCCTCTCGAATGATGGACTCCTTCGTCAACTTCTCCGTATGCCATGTTTGTTAAAGCTGCCGTGTGTGAAGCAGCATCCTCCCTGGTGTTTGATGCACAAATCCGGCGGGCGCTCGCAGGGAGCACCCGCAACCAATGCTACTTGCAAAGGGCGTTCTCGTTACTGGCCGCCGGCCGCGCCCGGACTCGTCTTCTCTTTTTCGGCGACCAAGCCTATACGGTCGAAGCCCGCGTCGCGAATCGAATCGATCACGGACACGACTGTCCCGTACTTCACGAGCGTGCCGCTCTTGATGTACACGACCTGATCAGGCACTGGCTTGTCCTTGAGGATTGTCCTGATCCTCGTAGGAATATCTGCCATCGCGACCTTCTCGCGGCCAATATAAAACTCGCCGTCGTTTGGTATGGCGACAACCGCCGACGTTTCCTTGATGATGTTCGGGTCCGGGTCTGGATACTTCGATTTGGGCAAGGCGACGCTGACACCGCTTTGCAACATAGGCGCAATGACCATGAAGATGATCAAAAGCACCAGCATCACGTCCACCATCGGTGTGACGTTGATATCGGCGACGTAGCCACCTTCGCCGCTGCCTACTGCCATTGACATAGCGTTACCTCACTTGAGTTCGCGGCGTTTGATGAAGTAGTCGATGAGTTCCGATGACGAGTTGTCCATCTCGATCTGGAAGCCCTCGACTTTGTTGGTGAAGATGTTGAAGGCCCACACCGCAGGAATCGCCACCAGCAGTCCGAACGCAGTTTCGATCAGCGCCTCGGAGATGCCGCCCGCGACCGCCGCGATGCCGGTCCCTTCAGCCGCCTTCATTCCCTGGAATGCGCCGATGATCCCGATGACCGTTCCGAGCAATCCCACGAACGGAGCCGTCGATCCGATGGTCGCCAGACCCGAAAGACCGCGCTTCAGCTCGGCGGTCTTCAACGCCGTCGAGCGTTGCAGTGCTCGCCGCGCGGCATCCATCGTGGTTCCCGATATGTCGGCGCCCCCCTGATGAGCCTGAAACTCCTGCAGCCCGGCATTGACTACCATCGCGAGATGCGACTTCTTGTGGCGATCGGAAATAGCAATCGCCTCGTCAATGCGGTTATCGCGAAGCGCGGCCGCGACCTTGGGCGCGAACTGTCGCGATTGGTTGCGGGCGGCGTTGAAGGTGAGCCAGCGCTCGACCATAACGGCAATCGAGTACATGCTCATGATGGCCAGCACGACTGCAATGAGCAGCGCGGGCCATTTCATCTTCTGGATCATGCCCCAGAGCGAAAAGTCCTCGGTTCCGCTAGCCGCGCCCTTGTCAACGGCTGCCTCTTCGGCCGCTTGGAGCAAAAAGAAAGCGAGCTTGTTGCCCGCCAGCCAGATGTTCGATAGAAGAAGTAGCATTGGTAGAAACCCTCCAAAGTCAAATTAGGATCGTTGTACAGTGAGGCTGCGACTCGGAGCGCTCGCAACCTCATACCATATTGTTCACAGGTTGAAGTTGAACGTGATCGTGCCAATCACTTTGACTGGCACCCCGGTTAACATTGTCGGGCTGAACTTCCAACCTCGTGCCGCATTGACTGCCGCGTCCTTAAGCAGTGGGTGACCCGAAATTGCGCGTGCTGAAATCACGCTCCCTTGTTCGTCAACGGTTACTTCTACGACCACCGCCCCGTTAACCCGCGCGGCTTTTGCCAGCGGCGGATAGGTCGGCTCAACGCGTCTGGTGGCGGACCCCTGAAACACGCCTCCCGATTTTCGGATGATCTTGGGCGGCTCAGGTTTCTTTTCCTCCGGTGGAGGCGGAGGCGGCTCTGCCGGGCCCGTCGGACCAATTCCACCGGGCACGCCACCTGGTACGCCACCCGGCACGCCCCCGGGAACCCCGCCCGGCTGACCGCCAACGTCGCCGATGTTGCTGCTCACGAACTGCGGTGGCTTGGGTGACGGCGCCTTGATTTCTTTTGGCGGCTCTTTAGCAGAGACGAAACCAGTGGGCGCGTCCGGTTTGAGTTGCTTGACGGGCGCTGCCGCAGGCGGGGGAGGAGGCGGAGGAGGCGGTGGTGGTGGTGGCGCCAGCAGTGTCAGTGCGTTGAATTGTTCGTTCAGCTTGGCGTCGTAGGCCACGATACCCCACACGATCACCGCCGTTAAAACCGACACCCAGATTGCCGCAGTCACCGTGAAGTAAACCCACCGCTCGGATCGTCTCCTCGTCGCCGACGACTCTACTAGTTGGTCAAACATTGAACTAAACCTCCAGTTATTGCGATGGGTCGGAGAAGCACCTTATTGAGCGCCAGTCTGCATCCGGTTGCAATCCATTGAATGAGGCGCTCGCTTCGAACGTGCCCGATAGACGTCGCCACCGTCTCTCTGGAGAGACAGGTAAAGCATGCAGACAGAAGTACGATTAATAAAAAGCACTTATTCTGCTGAAAGTCTGGCTGAAAACCGGCTGAGTCTACACTTGCCTTCCCATCTAGTCAAGAAGTTTTCAAGCTTCCAACAAGTTAGACACCGGCAATTCCGGCTTTGTTCCCGCCAGTCGATCGCGCACCGAAGAGAGCGGCTACGCTCCGAGGCCGGCGATCGCCGCTCCGCACTCCAAGAGGGTTACACCTTCGCCAGAGTTCGCTCGGCAGCGCGTGCCTTCGTTTCAACGGATCTACCGCGCCCTTTATTGCGGCCGGTCACATATTCCCACCAGAGCATCACCGGGCTCGCAACCGCGATAGTAGAATAGCAGCCGACGATTATGCCGATCGTCAGAGCGAGCGCAAAACCCCTCAGCACTTCGCCTCCAAACAGAACTATCGCAACAACAGAAAGGAACGTCAGCCCGGAGGTGATGACCGTTCGCGAAAGAGTCTGATTGATCGCGTCGTTGGCGAGCTGGACGAGGCTATCCCTTCGACGCAGCCTGGTGTTCTCGCGTATGCGGTCGAAGATGACTATCGTGTCGTTCATCGAGTAGCCTACTAGCGTGAGCAACGCGGCA harbors:
- a CDS encoding bifunctional (p)ppGpp synthetase/guanosine-3',5'-bis(diphosphate) 3'-pyrophosphohydrolase, with protein sequence MIRFETIIEKLRKNHPNVDEELLRRAYLFSARQHRGQTRQSGEPYLVHPLEVANILADLNLDPICVATGLLHDIVEDTETSAEEIEEYFGPEIAHLVDGLTKISKLDHASSEERQALNMRKMLLAMVDDVRVVLVKLADRLHNMRTLEYLPGEKRRRIAQETLDVYAPIAHRLGMARVRGELEDLAFKHLEPEEYQKLKELVDSRRSRLEAFLEEVKQRILDMMATSIIEVVYIEGRIKRLFSIYQKLRRQHINIDQVYDLVAIRIITESVKDCYGALGVIHTAWKPIPGRFKDWIAIPRENFYQSLHTSVVGDGGQSFEVQIRTREMQSIAEEGIAAHWKYKEGRRGTHTDEDEAFVWLKRLVEWQQEVKDSREFLDSLKLDLYPKEVYCFTPKGKVIELPRGATPVDFAFLIHTQVGLACIGAKVNGRIVPLKYQLRNGDVVEIMTSPAAHPSRDWMNFAKTSRARSKIRHYLAESERTTAIELGKKLFEKEADRFRLNTRKMLSNGDLDRVAADYGTARADDLLAAIGYGKVLPRNVIAKLLPPDRAAEIEQEKRPTLKQVVKRALGLQDRIVVKGIDDVMVYRARCCNPIRGEEILGYITRGKGVAVHSNRCPNMPGLLVNPERLIEVEWMKSDAKHESAYPVTMKLVTEDRPGMVADVTQAIAGVGTNIRDIHASLDEEGRGQLVLTAEIFDLKHLEKITGALKSVRGVMDVERISGEPVQV
- a CDS encoding biopolymer transporter ExbD, which gives rise to MAYGEVDEGVHHSRGLGLAPPNINVTPLIDVLLVLLIIFMVIQPQKEAKFESLIPQKPQETKDSLVPPSDLLMVDVKMQGAGLDQQVELNSKPMTLVELSTTLKDLLEQRPDKTVFIKAPKDKQYGDIVSVIDAVKGAGALPIGLQIDYLQ
- a CDS encoding biopolymer transporter ExbD translates to MSMAVGSGEGGYVADINVTPMVDVMLVLLIIFMVIAPMLQSGVSVALPKSKYPDPDPNIIKETSAVVAIPNDGEFYIGREKVAMADIPTRIRTILKDKPVPDQVVYIKSGTLVKYGTVVSVIDSIRDAGFDRIGLVAEKEKTSPGAAGGQ
- a CDS encoding MotA/TolQ/ExbB proton channel family protein, which produces MLLLLSNIWLAGNKLAFFLLQAAEEAAVDKGAASGTEDFSLWGMIQKMKWPALLIAVVLAIMSMYSIAVMVERWLTFNAARNQSRQFAPKVAAALRDNRIDEAIAISDRHKKSHLAMVVNAGLQEFQAHQGGADISGTTMDAARRALQRSTALKTAELKRGLSGLATIGSTAPFVGLLGTVIGIIGAFQGMKAAEGTGIAAVAGGISEALIETAFGLLVAIPAVWAFNIFTNKVEGFQIEMDNSSSELIDYFIKRRELK
- a CDS encoding TonB family protein, which translates into the protein MFDQLVESSATRRRSERWVYFTVTAAIWVSVLTAVIVWGIVAYDAKLNEQFNALTLLAPPPPPPPPPPPPPAAAPVKQLKPDAPTGFVSAKEPPKEIKAPSPKPPQFVSSNIGDVGGQPGGVPGGVPGGVPGGVPGGIGPTGPAEPPPPPPEEKKPEPPKIIRKSGGVFQGSATRRVEPTYPPLAKAARVNGAVVVEVTVDEQGSVISARAISGHPLLKDAAVNAARGWKFSPTMLTGVPVKVIGTITFNFNL